In Actinomadura luteofluorescens, the sequence CCGAGGAGTCGGGGACGATGACGAACCTGGAGGGCCGGGTGCTGCGCCGCCGCCGCGCCGTCCGCCCGCCGGACGGCGTGCGCACCGACCTGGAGATCCTCGCCGCGCTCGCCGGGCGGCTCAAGGCGCCGGGGGAGTGGAGCACCGACCCGCGGGCGGTGTTCGGGGAGCTGCGCCGCGCCAGCGCGGGCGGCACCGCCGACTACTCCGGCATCAGCTACGAGCGGATCGAGGCCGAGGGCGGGGTGTTCTGGCCCTGCCCGTCGCCCGGCCACCCCGGCACGCCGCGGCCCTACCTGGACCGCTTCCCCACTCCGGACGGGCGGGCCCGGTTCGTCCCCGTCGAGCACCGCGGCGCCGCCGAGGACGTCGACGCTGACTACCCGGTGTACCTGACCACCGGGCGCGTCCTCGCGCAGTACCAGTCGGGCGCGCAGACCCGCCGCGTCCGCCGGCTGGCCGAGGCGGCGCCGGGGCCGTTCGTCGAGCTGCACCCCGACCTGGCCGGGCGCCTCGGCATCGAGGACGGCGCCGGCGTGCGGGTGGAGAGCCGCCGGGGCGCGGCCACCGTGACCGCCCGCCTGACCGGCGCGATCCGCCCCGACACCGTCTTCATCCCGTTCCACTGGGCGGGGGAGGGCCGCGCGAACCTGCTCACCAACCCCGCGCTGGACCCGGTCTCGCGGATGCCGGAGTTCAAGGTGTGCGCCGTCCGCCTGCGGGCCGTGGCGGAGGGGGACGGCGCCCCCGGCGCACGGTGAGCCCCTTTTAACACGGCGGTGACAAAGGAGACCCAACCGCGAAACCGCCCCTTCCGAGTATCGGACCACCGGACAGTTCCCCGCCAGGAGGTTGCCGCGCGATGACCACGACACCCGAAGCGACGATCGTCAGGGAGAGGGCGGGCCGCCCCGCGGCCCGCTGGTTCGACATCTGCTCCTACGCCGGCCTGACCCCCGAGCGGGGCGCCTGCGCGATGGTGGACGGCACGCAGGTGGCGATCTTCCGGACCTTCGACGGAGGCCTGTACGCGCTGTCGAACCTCGACCCTTTCAGCGGCGCCTGCGTGCTGTCGCGGGGGATCCTCGGCACCAGGGACGAGGCCCCGACGGTCGCGTCCCCCATGTACAAGCAGGTGTTCGACCTGCGGACCGGGGTGTGCCTGGACGATCCCCGGGTGGCGCTTCCGACCTTCCCGGTCCGCCGCTCCGGGGACCGGGTGGAGGTGGCGCTCACCGATGAGCACCGGCAGTGAGCCGCTGGCCGGGTTCGCCGTCGGCGTGACCGCGGCCCGGCGCCACGAGGAGCTCGCGACGCTGCTGGAGCGGCGCGGGGCGAGGGTCGTGCTGGCGCCCGCCATCCGCCTGGTCCCGCTCGCCGACGACGCCGAGCTGCTGGAGGCCACCCGGGCGTGCCTGTCCGGGCCGCTCGACCACGTCGTGGTCACGACCGGGATCGGGTTCCGGGCGTGGCTGGAGGCGGCCGACGGGCACGGCATGCGCGACGCCCTCATCGCCCGCCTGGCCGAGACCGACATCCTGGCGCGCGGCCCGAAGGCGCGCGGCGCGATCCGGTCGGCGGGCCTGCAGGAGCGCTGGTCGCCGGACTCGGAGGAGTGCGCCGAGGTGATCCGGCACCTGCTGGACCGGGAGCCGGCCGGGGCGCGCGTGGCCGTGCAGCTGTACGGGGAGCGCCAGCCGGAGCTGATAGCGGCGCTGCGCGCGGCCGGCGCCGAGGTGATCGAGATCCCGGTGTACCGGTGGTCGCGGTCGGAGGACTCCACGCAGCTGCGCCGCCTCGTGGGGCAGGCGGTCGCGGGCACGATCGACGCGATCACCTTCACCAGCGCGCCGGCGGTCGCCGCGACGCTCGCCGTCGCCGCGGAGGACGACCTGGAGGAGGCCCTGCTGGAGGCCATGCGCACCCATGTCGTGGCGGCGTGCGTCGGCCCGGTGACGGCGCAGGCGCTCACCGACCGCGGCGTCCCGACCGTCCAGCCCGAGCGCGCCCGGCTCGGCGCGCTCGTGCGGGCCCTGGTCGCCGACCTGCCGCGGCGCCGGTCGCGGCGGCTGTCGGTGCGGGGGTTCTCGCTGGAGCTGCGCGGGCACGCCGTCGTCCTGGACGGCCAGTTGCGGCCGATCGCGCCCGCGCCCATGGCGATCCTGCGGGCCCTCGCGCGGCGCCCCGGGCACGTGGTGTCGCGGGCGGAGCTGTGCGGGGTGCTGCCGGGCCGGCTCGCCGTCGCGCCCGGGATCAGGGACGCCTGGGCGCGGGAGGCGCGGCCCCGCGACGCCCGCCCGCAGGCGGACGAGCACGCGGTGGAGATGGCGGTGGCGCGGCTGCGGCGCGGCCTCGGCCGGCCCGGCATCGTCGAGACCGTCGTCAAGCGCGGCTACCGGCTGGCCTGCGACCCGCGGATCGCCGACCGGCTCCCGGCGGGCGCCGGTGGCTGAGGCCGGCGCCGGGCCGCCCGCGCTGCTCGCGGTGGCCCACGGCACCCGGGACCCGGCGGGGCCCGCGGTGGTGCGGGCGCTGCTGGACCGGGTGCGGGCGATGCGGCCGGGCCTGCGGGTGGCCGAGGCGTACGGCGAGCTGTCCGAGCCGTCGCTGGAGGAGGCGGCGGAGGGGCTGCGCGGCGGCCCGGTCGTCGTGGTCCCGCTGCTGCTGGCGCGCGGGTACCACGCGCTGATCGACGTCCCCGGCCGGGCCGGGAGCCTGCTGCCGGGGTCGGTGACGTCCCGGCCGCTCGGCCCGGACGCGCTGCTGGCCGGGGCGCTGGCCGCCCGGCTGGCCGAGCAGGACCGGACCTCGCCGCACCGCCGGGACGCCGTCGTCCTCGGCGCGGCGGGGTCCGCCGACCCGGCGGGCGCCGCCGACGTGCGCGCGGCCGCCCGGCTGCTGGCGCGGCGGCTCGGGCGTCCCGTCCCGCCCGGTTTCGTCGCGGCGGGAGGTCCGCCGCTGGACGAGGTCGTCGCGGGGTTGCGCAGAGGCGGCGCCCGCCGGGTCGCCGTGGCGTCCTACCTGCTGGCGCCCGGACGGTTCCACGACCGGATGCGGGCCTGCGGCGCCGACGTGGTCGCCGCGCCGCTCGGCGCGCACGGCGCGGCGGCCAGGCTGGTGCTGCGCCGTTACGACGAGGCGGCGCTGCCGCTCGAGATCCCGGCGCCGGTCCGCTGACCCGCCTCGTCCCGCCGGACCGGCCGCCCGTTCCCGTCCGGCTCCTCCGGCCGGAGCTGCGGGTCCGGGGCGCCGGTGAACCGTTCGTCGTGGTGGGCGAGGATCCGCAGCAGCAGATCCTTGAACAGGTGCGTCTCGTCGGGTGACAGCGCCTCGAAC encodes:
- the nirD gene encoding nitrite reductase small subunit NirD; amino-acid sequence: MTTTPEATIVRERAGRPAARWFDICSYAGLTPERGACAMVDGTQVAIFRTFDGGLYALSNLDPFSGACVLSRGILGTRDEAPTVASPMYKQVFDLRTGVCLDDPRVALPTFPVRRSGDRVEVALTDEHRQ
- a CDS encoding uroporphyrinogen-III synthase translates to MSTGSEPLAGFAVGVTAARRHEELATLLERRGARVVLAPAIRLVPLADDAELLEATRACLSGPLDHVVVTTGIGFRAWLEAADGHGMRDALIARLAETDILARGPKARGAIRSAGLQERWSPDSEECAEVIRHLLDREPAGARVAVQLYGERQPELIAALRAAGAEVIEIPVYRWSRSEDSTQLRRLVGQAVAGTIDAITFTSAPAVAATLAVAAEDDLEEALLEAMRTHVVAACVGPVTAQALTDRGVPTVQPERARLGALVRALVADLPRRRSRRLSVRGFSLELRGHAVVLDGQLRPIAPAPMAILRALARRPGHVVSRAELCGVLPGRLAVAPGIRDAWAREARPRDARPQADEHAVEMAVARLRRGLGRPGIVETVVKRGYRLACDPRIADRLPAGAGG
- a CDS encoding sirohydrochlorin chelatase, which produces MAEAGAGPPALLAVAHGTRDPAGPAVVRALLDRVRAMRPGLRVAEAYGELSEPSLEEAAEGLRGGPVVVVPLLLARGYHALIDVPGRAGSLLPGSVTSRPLGPDALLAGALAARLAEQDRTSPHRRDAVVLGAAGSADPAGAADVRAAARLLARRLGRPVPPGFVAAGGPPLDEVVAGLRRGGARRVAVASYLLAPGRFHDRMRACGADVVAAPLGAHGAAARLVLRRYDEAALPLEIPAPVR